A stretch of DNA from Rutidosis leptorrhynchoides isolate AG116_Rl617_1_P2 unplaced genomic scaffold, CSIRO_AGI_Rlap_v1 contig229, whole genome shotgun sequence:
ATGAGCTCGGCAACAGTGAATTTCTTAGCTTCGTCTTTATTCGTAATCACTCTATACCCAGGCCACTTCACTCTTTTACTAGTTTCAGCTCCAGCTCCCTTATTCATATACTCTCCATAATACAAAGTCTTCAATGCAAAATCCCCATCCCACACCGACCAACCAGTGGGGTCCACGTGGTCCCCAATATTAGACTGCATCACAACGGTCCTTGAATAAGCCTTCCAGGGCCGACCCAAATACGTTTGATAGAATTCTTAACAGGCCCAAGATCTGAGCTAGCGATGACGTCACAACTCTGAATTGATGTCCCCGTATTCTGATTTGGGTCTTCCCGGCCTTGGGCCGTGACCATGTTCGCTTGGTTGCTCATGGGCTTCCGGGCCACAATTTTACAGTTTTGGAACACGACAGCGGCATTTCCGAAGATGAAGTCCACCGTGCCGGTGATGTAGCAATCTCGATAAAATTGACGGTTTGTGTGTGTGTAGAGCGTGTCTTGGTAGGCGTCGATTTTGCACCGGTGGATGATGGATTGATCGGCACCGACACGGAGGGCGACGGCTTGGTGCTTTTGTGGGCCAGCCGTGTTTTGGAACCAAATGTCCTGGGCCATGAATCCGTCTCCCACAGCGGCGACGGTTGCTGATTTGAAAGTGGTAGATCCGTCCACGACGTTTAGGTTGCCGGTAATGATCGTTAACTCCATTCCATCTCCAACGAGCATTATATTCTTCTTGTTCTTGGCAATTTCGACATTCTCTTTGTAGGTTCCTTTTTTCACGTAAATTAT
This window harbors:
- the LOC139882108 gene encoding LOW QUALITY PROTEIN: pectinesterase/pectinesterase inhibitor 18-like (The sequence of the model RefSeq protein was modified relative to this genomic sequence to represent the inferred CDS: inserted 1 base in 1 codon), translating into MLVGDGMELTIITGNLNVVDGSTTFKSATVAAVGDGFMAQDIWFQNTAGPQKHQAVALRVGADQSIIHRCKIDAYQDTLYTHTNRQFYRDCYITGTVDFIFGNAAVVFQNCKIVARKPMSNQANMVTAQGREDPNQNTGTSIQSCDVIASSDLGPVKNSXQTYLGRPWKAYSRTVVMQSNIGDHVDPTGWSVWDGDFALKTLYYGEYMNKGAGAETSKRVKWPGYRVITNKDEAKKFTVAELIQGTTWLKSSGVTYTEGL